In a genomic window of Pangasianodon hypophthalmus isolate fPanHyp1 chromosome 1, fPanHyp1.pri, whole genome shotgun sequence:
- the pomgnt2 gene encoding protein O-linked-mannose beta-1,4-N-acetylglucosaminyltransferase 2 — protein MHALGCRMNLAAVLNGLLVSLVAALLWKYVQLSDHMAQLEEELQLTRQSQELSHVRIDYHAALLALQEQGTRMVCTGKMHTDRICRFDYLCYCTEAEEFIFFHSNASVMLPNLGPRRFQPALLDLSSVEDHNTQYFNFLELPAAALKYMPKPVFVPDVTLILNRFNADNLMHIFHDDLLPIFYTMQQYTDLDDEARLVFMEGWGEGSHFDLYRLLSSKQPLLKEHLRNFGKLMCFTKSYIGLTKMTTWYQYGFVQPQGPKANILVSGNEIRQFASFIMDRLNITTEERPEGDDYIVVFSRASNRLILNEAELILALAQEYKMRTVTVSLEEQTFASIVQLISGASMLVSMHGAQLITSMFLPRGAAVIELFPYAVNPEQYTPYKTLASLPGMDLQYISWRNTIEENSVAYPDRPWDQGGIAHLEKEEQERILANKEVPRHLCCRNPEWLFRIYQDTIVDIPSFLEVLREGLKVKPNLKKSKPASVVHPGRVRQPKCQTSVQAAHEAKLSVSWQIPWNLKYLKVREVKYEVWIQEQGENTYMPYILPQQNYTFSENIKPFTTYLVWVRCIFNKNLLGPFADVLICKT, from the coding sequence ATGCATGCATTAGGCTGTAGAATGAACCTGGCAGCAGTGCTAAATGGCCTGCTTGTGTCGCTGGTCGCAGCCCTGCTATGGAAGTACGTCCAGCTAAGCGACCACATGGCCCAACTTGAAGAGGAGCTACAGCTGACGCGTCAATCCCAGGAGCTTTCGCATGTGCGCATAGATTATCATGCTGCCCTTTTGGCACTGCAAGAACAAGGCACAAGGATGGTCTGCACCGGCAAGATGCACACTGACCGCATCTGCCGCTTTGACTATCTTTGCTACTGTACCGAGGCTGAAGAGTTCATATTCTTCCATAGTAATGCCTCAGTCATGCTTCCTAATTTGGGCCCTCGTCGCTTCCAACCAGCCCTGCTGGACTTGTCCTCTGTTGAGGATCATAATACTCAGTACTTTAACTTCTTGGAACTGCCCGCAGCTGCACTAAAGTATATGCCGAAGCCCGTGTTTGTGCCAGATGTCACTCTCATCCTCAATCGCTTCAATGCTGATAACCTGATGCACATCTTCCATGATGATCTTCTTCCAATTTTCTACACCATGCAACAGTACACAGACTTGGATGATGAAGCCAGGCTTGTCTTCATGGAAGGTTGGGGAGAGGGGAGCCATTTTGATCTCTATCGCCTGCTTAGCAGTAAACAGCCACTACTTAAAGAGCACTTAAGGAACTTTGGCAAGCTGATGTGCTTCACTAAATCTTATATCGGATTGACAAAGATGACTACATGGTATCAGTATGGCTTTGTACAGCCCCAAGGGCCCAAAGCCAACATTCTGGTGTCTGGGAATGAGATTCGTCAGTTTGCCTCATTCATAATGGACAGGCTTAATATCACAACAGAGGAGAGGCCTGAAGGTGATGATTATATAGTAGTGTTTAGTAGAGCTTCTAACAGGCTGATACTCAATGAGGCAGAGTTGATTCTTGCTTTGGCTCAAGAGTACAAAATGAGGACAGTCACTGTGTCCTTGGAGGAGCAAACATTTGCAAGCATAGTCCAGCTTATCAGTGGGGCATCCATGTTGGTCAGCATGCACGGTGCTCAGCTGATCACGTCCATGTTCCTACCACGAGGGGCTGCTGTCATCGAGCTTTTCCCATACGCAGTCAACCCAGAACAGTATACGCCATATAAAACTCTGGCCTCCTTACCAGGAATGGACCTGCAGTATATATCATGGAGAAACACCATTGAAGAAAATTCTGTGGCCTATCCTGACCGGCCCTGGGACCAAGGTGGTATTGCTCACTTGGAGAAAGAGGAACAGGAACGTATTCTAGCTAACAAGGAGGTGCCGAGACACCTCTGTTGTCGCAACCCAGAGTGGCTTTTCCGGATTTATCAAGACACCATTGTGgacattccttccttcctggaAGTCCTTAGAGAAGGTCTAAAAGTTAAGCCTAATCTGAAAAAGAGCAAACCTGCCAGTGTAGTACATCCTGGTCGAGTCAGGCAACCCAAGTGCCAGACGTCTGTGCAGGCTGCCCATGAAGCAAAGCTCTCTGTGTCCTGGCAGATACCTTGGAACCTCAAGTACCTGAAGGTAAGAGAGGTAAAATATGAAGTGTGGATCCAGGAGCAGGGGGAGAACACATACATGCCTTACATTCTCCCCCAGCAAAACTATACCTTTTCAGAGAACATTAAGCCCTTTACCACATATTTAGTATGGGTGCGCTGTATCTTTAACAAGAACCTTTTGGGACCATTTGCAGACGTTCTTATATGTAAAACCTAA
- the gask1a gene encoding Golgi-associated kinase 1A: MALGAGMKLKVKRRHIVVFLSLLTLSVVMINTYSPLPCEQKCLLSQGPHQPSEAEARISKHLRPNIHRGSWKLSKMKASEKHTLVIDQHQRRGNKLQENVNFSTRSNAKIFVKLKQGFYQGRNKHSSKTYMANTKERLSNQPGNGNDSKYASHLVPRHDQTIPQSASMHSLHPDIKPCSHKCTPDGRKPEGLKWKASLGLSAELEWASKGTKTYERQAKFSGKKRHYSMVENNSVSGEGAEGRDFKTSWCETLHDQHFSEDWAQTRAESLPWFSEDDVKKMNLLARGTVLSKARIPGHGQVLQVGLGGCNENTAPLTGDHNRLCHTEQCALIKRPSDWFEVLAFHLDRILGLNRSLPAVLRTFHSDLLPYKYTSGSGRPVVWWDPDIQHLADDDNDQNSFSLTWPQYQDLLKARCGMQVPLNSSVCVGVHHSEWGRLALFDFLLQVNDRLDRYCCGFQPDPADMCVENLLNVKCANPKDLMLVHILVRRTDPSRLVFIDNAGRPHHPQDNLNFRLIEGIDEFPERALSVLRSGCLEPLLLRSLSVDKELWDSQGGAAGLRATIHNLQRRAQILLQHIQNKRVNTDL; the protein is encoded by the exons ATG GCTCTGGGAGCAGGGATGAAGCTGAAAGTGAAGCGGCGCCACATTGtggtctttctgtctctcctcaccCTGTCAGTAGTGATGATAAACACATATTCACCTTTGCCCTGTGAACAGAAATGTTTGCTATCACAAGGGCCTCACCAACCCTCTGAGGCAGAAGCAAGGATCTCTAAACATCTACGTCCAAACATACATAGGGGATCTTGGAAGCTTTCTAAAATGAAAGCTTCAGAAAAGCACACACTAGTAATTGACCAGCACCAACGTAGAGGCAATAAACTACAGGAAAATGTCAATTTTTCAACCAGAagtaatgcaaaaatatttgtgaaacTAAAACAAGGGTTTTATCAAGGCAGAAACAAGCACTCCTCCAAGACATATATGGCCAATACAAAGGAAAGGTTGTCCAACCAACCAGGCAATGGCAATGACTCCAAATATGCCAGCCACCTTGTTCCCAGACATGACCAAACCATACCTCAGTCTGCCAGCATGCATTCCCTCCACCCAGACATTAAGCCATGCAGTCACAAATGCACTCCAGATGGGCGCAAACCAGAGGGGCTGAAGTGGAAAGCCAGTTTAGGGCTGTCTGCAGAACTTGAATGGGCCTCAAAAGGAACCAAAACATATGAAAGACAAGCAAAGTTTTCTGGGAAGAAGCGGCACTACTCTATGGTTGAAAACAACAGTGTCTCTGGAGAAGGGGCTGAGGGGAGGGACTTCAAGACTAGTTGGTGTGAGACTTTGCATGATCAGCATTTCAGTGAAGATTGGGCTCAAACTAGAGCTGAATCTTTGCCCTGGTTTAGTGAGGATGATGTGAAGAAGATGAATCTCCTTGCCAGAGGCACTGTGTTGAGTAAAGCCAGAATTCCAGGCCATGGCCAAGTGCTTCAAGTGGGACTTGGTGGTTGCAATGAAAACACCGCTCCACTTACGGGGGACCATAACAGACTCTGCCACACAGAACAGTGTGCCCTGATCAAGCGCCCGAGTGATTGGTTTGAGGTTCTTGCATTCCATTTGGATAGGATCTTGGGTTTGAATCGCAGTCTTCCAGCAGTGCTAAGGACTTTTCATAGTGATCTATTACCATATAAGTATACCAGTGGTTCTGGCAGACCTGTGGTGTGGTGGGACCCAGATATTCAGCATCTagctgatgatgataatgaccAGAACTCTTTTTCCCTCACCTGGCCCCAGTATCAGGATCTGCTAAAAGCAAGATGTGGGATGCAAGTGCCTCTGAactcatcagtgtgtgtaggtgtacacCATTCAGAATGGGGAAGACTGGCACTGTTTGACTTCCTGCTACAG GTGAATGACAGACTTGACCGATACTGCTGTGGGTTCCAGCCCGACCCTGCTGATATGTGTGTGGAGAACCTTCTCAATGTTAAATGTGCAAACCCTAAAGATTTAATGCTGGTGCATATTCTG gTTCGGAGGACAGATCCCTCCAGACTGGTCTTTATAGATAATGCAGGCAGGCCTCATCACCCACAAGACAACCTCAACTTCAGACTGATTGAGGGCATTGATGA GTTTCCGGAGAGAGCTTTGTCAGTGCTGCGGTCTGGCTGTCTAGAGCCGCTGCTCCTGCGCTCGCTGTCTGTGGATAAGGAGCTGTGGGATAGTCAAGGAGGAGCAGCAGGCCTCAGAGCCACCATCCACAATCTCCAGCGCAGAGCTCAAATCCTGCTGCAGCACATCCAGAACAagagagtaaacactgatctGTGA
- the entpd3 gene encoding ectonucleoside triphosphate diphosphohydrolase 3 — MVKRESQSSDHLTGGSHRRIMTTKLATAIAAFFLLASIAVIIAIATVQVKQRTYLSPGLKYGIVLDAGSSRTTVYLYEWPAEKENNTGVVTQTTKCPVKGPGISEMNAEAWNSLKKCMEDITNVIPPHQHKSTPIFLGATAGMRLLHQKSEELSNAVLLAIQEYLRSLPFDFHNASIISGQEEGLYGWITVNYLMGNFLEKNIWNAWVHPHGARTVGSLDLGGASTQIAFTAPPDARGTDLIKVSLYGYEYNVYTHSFLCYGKNEAEKRVLAELAQQSSDWSHINHPCYPLDYNIAIPGDDIFGSECTKRNTPTHYTPEKTFTFFGQSDPAKCKTLVKSIFDLKSCQGKESCSFNGVYQPPVTGDFMAYAGFYYTAGALDIKGSNSLEKFNSTMWSFCSMDWKTLKKIYNITEKHLKSYCYSANYVHTILADGYKFNADNWEKLNFQKEVNKTSIAWSLGYMLAQSNMIPAEAKLLKLPISNSVFATLLFLFSALTIITLMFLIITLVRMFY, encoded by the exons ATAATGACAACTAAACTGGCAACGGCCATagctgctttctttctcttggcCAGTATAGCCGTCATTATAGCAATAGCTACAGTTCAGGTGAAACAGAGGACTTACCTTTCTCCTGGACTTAAG TATGGTATTGTGTTGGATGCCGGCTCCTCCAGAACCACTGTATATCTGTATGAGTGGCCAGCCGAGAAAGAGAACAACACCGGGGTTGTGACCCAGACTACAAAATGTCCAGTTAAAG GCCCTGGTATCTCAGAAATGAATGCAGAAGCCTGGAACAGCCTTAAAAAGTGTATGGAAGACATAACGAATGTCATCCCTCCACATCAACACAAATCAACACCCATCTTTCTTGGCGCAACTGCTGGAATGAGACTGCTCCA CCAGAAGAGCGAAGAGCTGTCCAATGCTGTCCTGCTTGCCATACAGGAGTATCTTCGTTCTCTGCCATTCGATTTCCACAATGCCTCCATCATCTCAGGTCAGGAAGAGGGGCTGTATGGGTGGATCACCGTCAACTACCTGATGGGAAACTTCTTGGAG AAAAATATATGGAATGCTTGGGTTCATCCTCATGGTGCACGGACCGTGGGATCACTAGACCTGGGCGGAGCCTCCACTCAGATCGCCTTCACAGCCCCGCCTGATGCCAGAGGAACGGATCTCATCAAAGTTTCACTCTATGGCTACGAATacaatgtttacacacacagcttcctGTGCTATGGCAAAAATGAGGCTGAAAAAAGAGTTTTGGCAGAACTTGCACAG CAGTCCTCTGATTGGTCACATATAAATCACCCATGCTACCCTCTTGACTACAACATCGCCATACCTGGAGATGACATCTTTGGCAGTGAGTGTACAAAGCGTAATACTCCAACTCACTATACCCCCGAGAAGACCTTCACTTTCTTTGGACAGAGCGATCCAGCCAAGTGCAAAACTTTGGTCAAGAGTATTTTTGACCTGAAGTCCTGTCAGGGGAAAGAGAGCTGCTCATTTAATGGAGTATACCAACCACCTGTCACAGGTGACTTCATG GCCTATGCAGGATTTTACTACACAGCTGGGGCTCTGGATATAAAGGGCTCTAACAGTCTGGAGAAGTTTAACTCCACCATGTGGTCATTCTGCTCTATGGACTGGAAAACA CTCAAGAAAATCTACAACATCACAGAGAAACACTTGAAATCGTATTGTTACTCTGCAAACTACGTTCATACAATTCTCGCAGATGGATACAAGTTTAATGCTGACAACTGGGAAAAACTTAATTTTCAAAAGGAG GTAAATAAGACCAGTATAGCCTGGTCCCTGGGCTACATGCTAGCTCAGAGTAACATGATCCCTGCAGAGGCAAAGCTCCTGAAGCTACCCATTTCCAACAGTGTGTTCGCTACTCTGCTCTTCCTGTTCTCTGCTCTCACCATCATCACCCTCATGTTCCTCATCATCACACTGGTGCGGATGTTTTACTGA